CTCatgttatgtgatttttttttatgaaagttctgTGTTataagcgaaatttttttttgtgttataattgtgtttaatatatttcaatatttagtggtttatttttatgtttcatgaaACAGTGATGAGCACTCCTCCTGGTATGAAGTGTGGATATGACTTTAATGTAGTAGATACACAGCAGTTCCCTGTACTTCCGgctaagaaaaatgttattaatttgacAAACATTTTACAAGTAGAAGATTCACTGGGTTTAACtatacaagagaagaaaaaagatgttaagaaagaagaaataaaagaaactaaaccAAAACCTGTTGCTAAAGTTGTTAACATTGATACTGAAGAACAGGAAGAAGTTATTCCAGTA
This DNA window, taken from Lycorma delicatula isolate Av1 chromosome 7, ASM4794821v1, whole genome shotgun sequence, encodes the following:
- the LOC142327937 gene encoding uncharacterized protein LOC142327937 encodes the protein MSTPPGMKCGYDFNVVDTQQFPVLPAKKNVINLTNILQVEDSLGLTIQEKKKDVKKEEIKETKPKPVAKVVNIDTEEQEEVIPVESSIPVLKISETPSLKVLEKADWAEELAVKLVLDFKERVPKMAYKWDFELDPFQQLIGYHHNNSIYFS